In Ovis canadensis isolate MfBH-ARS-UI-01 breed Bighorn chromosome 3, ARS-UI_OviCan_v2, whole genome shotgun sequence, one DNA window encodes the following:
- the FBXL14 gene encoding F-box/LRR-repeat protein 14 produces the protein METHISCLFPELLAMIFGYLDVRDKGRAAQVCTAWRDAAYHKSVWRGVEAKLHLRRANPSLFPSLQARGIRRVQILSLRRSLSYVIQGMANIESLNLSGCYNLTDNGLGHAFVQEIGSLRALNLSLCKQITDSSLGRIAQYLKGLEVLELGGCSNITNTGLLLIAWGLQRLKSLNLRSCRHLSDVGIGHLAGMTRSAAEGCLGLEQLTLQDCQKLTDLSLKHISRGLTGLRLLNLSFCGGISDAGLLHLSHMGSLRSLNLRSCDNISDTGIMHLAMGSLRLSGLDVSFCDKVGDQSLAYIAQGLDGLKSLSLCSCHISDDGINRMVRQMHGLRTLNIGQCVRITDKGLELIAEHLSQLTGIDLYGCTRITKRGLERITQLPCLKVLNLGLWQMTDSEKVR, from the coding sequence ATGGAGACGCACATCTCGTGCCTGTTCCCCGAGCTGCTGGCCATGATCTTCGGCTACCTGGACGTGCGCGACAAGGGGCGCGCGGCGCAGGTGTGCACGGCCTGGCGGGACGCCGCCTACCACAAGTCGGTGTGGCGGGGGGTGGAGGCCAAGCTGCACCTGCGCCGGGCCAACCCGTCGCTGTTCCCCAGCCTGCAGGCCCGGGGCATCCGCCGGGTGCAGATCCTGAGCTTGCGCCGCAGCCTCAGCTACGTGATCCAGGGTATGGCCAACATCGAGAGCCTCAACCTCAGCGGCTGCTATAACCTCACCGACAACGGGCTGGGCCACGCGTTCGTGCAGGAGATCGGCTCGCTGCGCGCGCTGAACCTGAGCCTCTGCAAGCAGATCACCGACAGCAGCCTGGGCCGCATCGCCCAGTACCTCAAGGGCCTGGAGGTGCTGGAGCTGGGCGGCTGCAGCAACATCACCAACACCGGCCTCCTGCTCATCGCCTGGGGCCTGCAGCGCCTCAAGAGCCTCAATCTCCGCAGCTGCCGCCACCTCTCGGACGTGGGCATCGGGCACCTGGCCGGCATGACGCGCAGCGCGGCCGAGGGCTGCCTGGGCCTGGAGCAGCTCACGCTGCAGGACTGCCAGAAGCTCACGGACCTGTCCCTGAAGCACATCTCCCGGGGACTGACGGGCCTGAGGCTCCTCAACCTCAGCTTCTGCGGGGGCATTTCGGACGCCGGCCTCCTGCACCTGTCGCACATGGGCAGCCTGCGCAGCCTCAACCTGCGCTCGTGCGACAACATCAGCGACACGGGCATCATGCATCTGGCCATGGGCAGCCTGCGCCTCTCGGGGCTGGACGTGTCCTTCTGCGACAAAGTGGGGGACCAGAGCCTGGCTTACATCGCGCAGGGGCTGGACGGCCTCAAGTCCCTGTCCCTGTGCTCCTGCCACATCAGCGACGACGGCATCAACCGCATGGTGCGGCAGATGCACGGGCTGCGCACGCTCAACATCGGCCAGTGCGTGCGCATCACGGACAAGGGCCTGGAGCTGATCGCGGAGCACCTGAGCCAACTCACCGGCATTGACCTGTACGGCTGCACCCGCATCACCAAGCGCGGCCTGGAGCGCATCACGCAGCTGCCGTGCCTCAAGGTACTCAACCTGGGCCTCTGGCAGATGACGGACAGTGAGAAGGTCAGGTGA